The genome window ATCATGGGATCCTGTCAGGGGAAGGTTCTACAGCCTCCTTCCAAGCATCCCATGCCACTGGCCTGGCTCAAGTTCATCCCCAGACCTTGGAAGCTAATGGCACAGCCAAGGGAGTGCACCAAGTGCCCACGGTTCTGCAAAAAGCCTCAGAGTTGAGCCAGGCTCTTGGGATGATGCCATTTGAGACCATAGGCAGACAGACAGTGATGAAGCCAGAGGACCTGGACAAGGTTCCGCCCCAGGAGTCCATATCCAGGAGGGGGTCTGAGGTACTTGAGGCAACCCCGTGGATGTACCATAGTCCCCTGGCAACTGACATTGACTATGGCCATGACTTCCCTCCAGAGGACGAGACTCTTCCCAAAGGCCAGAGGCCGCTGTTGAAGGAGGTGGCTCCAAGCCAAGCTAAGTCTATGACCAGTGGCATGGCCTCTGTCCCTCCCCAGTCTCTGAGTTTTGCCAAGAACTCCATCGCCAGTGGTGGCACCCCAACCCTGCAGCAGAAGTCAGCAACCAGTTGGGGGGCCCCCAGTTCTCACTCTGTGGCTGCCAGCAGGGTCCCTGGTGTTCATCAGCAGGCATCAGTGCCTCACGTTGTGCCCCGGAGCCCCTCAGTGGCTCGTGTGGTGCCCCGGAGTCCCTCGGCTTATCAAAAGGCTTTGGTGGCTCACATTGTGCCCCGGAGCCCCTCAGTGGCTCACGTGCCCCAGAGCCACTCCCGTGTGATGATGGCTTCTGCTGTAGTCTCAAGGTCACCCAGGCTGGCCAGTTTGCACCCAGGGTCTGTGGCTGGGATGGGGACCCCAAGCACTTCTTGGAGGTCAGGGGCCACCAGTGTGGCCTCACATGTGCCACTTCATCCACCCCTGGCTAGAGAGGTAGCGCCCCGTGGGTTCCAGAAGGAAGCCATCCCCAGCGCACTCCGGAAGCCAGTGTCTGGGGACCTGATTCAGAATGGCCACAGGTATCTTAGCCCTAGAAAATCCTACAGGTCCATGCATGGTATCCCTGTCCCACAGAGGCCAGAAAATTCTGTGGCAAGGATTGTGCCCTCCAATCAGGTGCAGGAGGATGCCTCCAAGTCCTCACAGGAAGTTCTTAAAAATTCCATAGGCGCACCAGTGGCCATAATGCCAATCATCCGCACCGGTGAGGTGTCACACCGCACAGCCATCCCTAGGCTGAACCTGGGGGCTCGGAGGGTGTCTCTGGGCTATGAGTCTTCACCGAGTGGTTCTCTGCGACCCCTTTTTAACCAGAAGTTGCTGCTGGGATCTCAGGACTCCCATAGCTCTGTGGCTCCTGTAGACAGTCACAGGGCCTCCCTGACTCCCACTGTACTCCAGGGCCCTAAGGACGCTGGCGTATCTGGTGGCCAAGCGTGGAACTCCGTCGTCCCCAGTGTAGCGGTTGGGCGCAGGAACAGCACCGTGGCCCCTTGTGGTGTGTGGGAGCCACCCAGGGACGCTGTGCCATGGGATGCCATGGGCAGCAAAGTGGCAGTGGATCCCAGACAGCCAGGGGAGCTGGTGGCGTCAGTGCAGGCTGTGGAGAAGATAATCATCAATGCCGTGGTCATCATCCAGGCATGTACACGAGGCTACCTGGTGCGCCGTACCATCAAGATTTGGCACCAGTGGGCCATCATCATCCAGGCTGCCTGGCGTGGCTACTGTGTGCGGCGGGACCTGGCCCGGCTCTGCAGGGCTGTCACAATAATCCAGGCTGCATGGCGAGGCTTCTGTACCCGCCGGAGTCATGCTCAGCAAATGCTGCTCCCAAGCGTGTGGGCAGAGGTGGGCGCCAGGGCCAGGTCTACATCTGACCACCGCTGCTTCCAGTCCTGCCAGCCACATGACTGTACCCTCTGCCGGTCACTGAGCTCCGGGCTGGGGAGCCCACCCAGTGTGGTGATGCTTGTGGGATCCAGCCCCCGCACGTGCCACATGTGTGGCCATACTCTGCCCACGAGAGTGGTGCACGGCGTGGGCCGGGGTGCTGCGGTCCAGGCTGTCATGCCTCGGAGCTGCATTACCCAGTCAACACCTCGGAGTCCCCGCCAACCCCATCCCCCGAACAAGGCAGCCACGGCCATCCAGTCTGCCTGGAGGGGCTTCACTGTACGCCGCCGGCTGAAGCAGCAGCAGCTAGCAGCCAAGACCCTTCAAGCCACCTGGCGCGGCCACTCCACCCGGGCCTCCCTCACCACGGATGCGCTTTTGGGATCGGCGATGTGGGCCAACTCGCGGCACACGCAGTGGCCTGGCGTCTAGGACCTTGGCTTCCTAGTCGGGGGACACCAGGGGAGGGGCCGTGTGGCTCTCTGTGTCTAATGAATAAAGCCCTCCACAGCCTGGGTCTTGGTCCAGTTGTGCTTATGGGGGCATCTTGGGCATGGTGTGGGGGGAAATTAGGGGAATCTGGAACATCCTGTACAGGAGGGGCCTCCCAACTTCCAACCATGCAGTTGGCACCTGGGGTCTATTGCTAGGGTGGGAACCCTAAGCCTTTCCCAGAGGTCATGGCTGCCAGCGTGGCCTCACATGTCCCATCGTGTCCATCCATGGCTCATGGGATAGCGTCCAGTCAGTTCCAGATGGAAGCCACCCCCAGGGCACTCCAGAAGCCAGTATCTGGGGACCTGGCCTACAAGGACCACCATGAGTCTCTTGGCCATAGAAAACCCAACAGGTGCATGCATGGGTGCCTCATTTGGGAAATGCTAGAGGTCTCCTGACTCGGGATGCTGGGCCCACCCCCAAGGAGCCGCCGTCTGGGTGAGAGAGACGGACACAGACGTCCCCAGCCGGTGGGGTCAGGGACAGGGCAGAGATGTAAGGAGGAGGTTTGGGGGCACCCGGAGGGGACAGCCTGGCCaagaggaggagcagagggggTGACAGCATGGGTTTGGGGCAGCTATGGAGGAGGCCATGGAGTGGTGGGGGCTCCAGGGGAGAACGGGAAATAGAAGGGGCAGGGGACAAGCAGAGTGTAAAGCCTCAGGGTCTTAAACCAGACGGGTTTGTTAGAAGTGGGGGGTGGGgtccaggtggaggagggggtcAGAAATGTCACCCCTGGTGAACAGTAGCGCTCCCCAGAGGCCCTGCGTCCTGAGGCCCCGCCTCCGCCTCTCCCCGAGTAGCCCCGCACGCCGCCAGCAGGGGGCGCGCACGTGTAAAGAGCAGTCACCCGGCCACACACCTGTACAGAGCGCGCCGTCCCCACTCCCTACGCCGGAATGGCTGGCTCCCAGCTGCCGCCACCGCTTCTGCTGCTGGCTTTGCTATTGCTGCTGCTGCCGAAAACTTCTAGTACGACTCTCAGTCCTCACACTGTCACCTCTACAGGTaagaacaggaaagaaacagCCACGGCTTTCAGGAAGCTGAGCATATGGCCTAGCCACACACCTGTCGTCTGGATTCCTCCCTCAGGCCACGCTGATGGGCCAGCCTCCCCCCCCTCCCCAAAAAGGGTTGCTCCTTCTCCCAGAAGCAAGGTGGGGAGGTCATGAGAACAGCTGGAGCACCccccccctccaccccctaccccagcccTGCTGAGGCTGCCTGTTCAACGAACCCCGGCATGACCTGAGCCAGTGAGAGGCTAGTGAGTGACAGCCTCATACCCAGTTTGAGATTCTGTTTCAAACCTCAGTTTCTCTTAGCCAGCCCCCAAAGGGAGAAGGGTGAGGACTCCAGCACCATgaagtggggaggtggggagaagagcTCACTTCCTGGTCACTGAGCATCTATGACTCCCAGGAGAAGTTCAGATGCCTGACTGAATTTCTTTCTGCTCCCCCATAAGACGGTTCCCAGTGTGGAGAAGAGTTGAACTTGCTGCATCCACTCCCTAGCCCTTCCATCCCACCAAGTCATCATTCTCTTTGATCCATGTCCTAGCCCCAAACCTGGAATATTAGAGTGGAGGCCACCATGCCTGAGACTCTTACAGTGGACAAGGATTTCGCTCAGAAGGCACCATGTTTATCCCCATTTCATAGCTTAGGCACTGAGCTGAGATCTCGCAGCCTGTTGCTGGATCCAGATTAGAACCAGTTGACTTGGCTCATGCCAGCTTCCTGGTTTGGGAGTCTCTGGGCAAAGCAAACTCCTGGCCAAGTGCATAGAAACAGCCCCATTTTACCTTCTGGTCAGCTCTCCAGAAGGCACTCAGCAGAGCTTGtgtccaccaccacctcctctttCTAGGCCCACTAGTTTTTCTTCAGTTCCTTTAAAAGTTCAGCTCCCCAGAGTTCTGGTTTGGCTTGGGATCCACTGTGGCCCCTGAGTCCTCTTCATTTCAGCAGAAAACTCTTGTCATCTGGATTCCTCCTCAAATGATGGTAAGAGGAAGTTTGGGGAGGCTGGACTCTTAGTCCTTGACTCTTCGGAGGTCTCTGAGAGgccctcttcccacctcccagTCACCTGGGACCAGACCCTCTACTATTCTGAGCTTCAgctccccatctataaaatgggggtgagGTAAGGCCAGCGCACCATGCCTCCTTTTTTTTCGGGGGAGGATCaggtttatttttaagttttttaatagcggtagtggggattgaacccaggacctctaccagtgagctacacactccccccacccccaccatgccTCTTTTGATTCATCTGTTATTCCCAAAGGGCCTGGGAAACTGGACAGAGAAATAGGGGTCTACATGTGGACCCAGCCCTGTCCTGGGGCCAGAACTGGGTATTATTTCCGCATTTCTGCTGCTTGGGGTGAGGTGAGGAGGAAGCACAAAGATTGACCCAGGGCGGAGTGGGTAGGGTGGGGCAAGGAGTGGTTGATGAATGAATTTGCAAGTAGCTGAGGTGTCCAGCAGCAGGGAAGGAAGTAATTGCGGGAGATGGCCCATGAAATCTTTACTCACCCTCAACCTGGCCCCTGGGCCTGGTGTCTAGGATGGAGTAGGGACTAAGGAGCAGCTGGAGCAAGGGAGTGGGGGTTCCAGAGCCTTGATCTGCTGGCTGTTCCTAGAGCCCTAGAGCTCTGTGCTCCCATGAAAACTCTGAGTTTAGCCATGGGGGACCTTCCAGGTACCTGGGGAAGAAGATAAGGGTGGATTCTCCCTGGATGCTCAGATGTGGATCTGTGCCACCCAACATTATTATGTGCCAGACCTGTGTGAACTCTCAGGGACTCTGACTTCCTgtgatgtccattttacagacaaggaaactgagtcccagaagGTTTAAAAGAGCTGTCCAGCATGCTGCCTGGGTTGAACTGTTCCCTATATCCAGAGGGCTTCTAGAGCCCTAAAgcaagaggagggggcagggagggtccAACCTGGATTGGAACCCTGACTGTGGGACTTCGGATAAGGAACTTGACAGGGCACCTCATTTTCTGAGCACCGACATGGTGCACTAAGTCCTCCAAGTCTCCTTAAACAGTGGGTGTTGATTATCTGGCATAATGGGGGAAGAGCATCCAGAGGGGGGTTGGGGCCAGGGTTGCACACCCTCATTCCTAATCAtctgctccctgcaccctgaTGGTATCTTCTTTCCAGGTGTTACAGCCCCAGAGGCCACGAACTCAACTCATGAACCTCTGATTTCCTCCTCCAGCCACAGCTCCTCCAGTTTAGTGACAACCCGCCCCTTGACAGGCCCAGAGACAGGCTCCACCACTCACCCTAGCACCCTTAGTTCAGAGGCAGATTCCACAACCTCCCACAGCCCCTCAAGTTCATGGGCAACCTCCACCATCCCACCCACCCTACTACAGTCAGAGACAATTACCCACCCCAGCTCTGGCTCCCCCAGTTCAgagctcccccccacccccaactccagccCCCTGAGTTTCACCTCCTTCACCCCGCATTCGAGTCCTACTTACCCCAGCTCCAGCACGGGGCCTTTCTCCATGTCCTCAGCCACCACTGATGGGACATCCGTGGCCTCTGGCCTTGGTGAGTGAGTATTGGAGCATTTGCGCAGGTGAGAGGGGATGGTTGTTGGTACCAGGCTGCAGCTCTGAGATTGGCCACCAGGGGGAGACATAGTCCAAAGAATTTACTGGGAAGGGCCTCTTCCCACCCTCTGACGCCCCAACCCAGCATCACCTAAACCTCTTCAAGCCTTTTTCTTTCCATGCACATTTATGAAGCACCTAGAATGTGTCAGATCCTGTGGGACCCAGTTATGTTGGGAGACGGTATAAGTAAATTATATACTTGTttataaaagaacaaaatagagCAAGATTAGGGATCAGAATGTGAGTGCAAaggatttgaaattttaaaagactattcAGCAGAGGTCTTGGTTTGAAGGAGGTAAAGGAGGGAGCCATGCAGGTACCTAGGGGGAGAACAGCCCAGGCAGCAagcacagcaagtgcaaaggcactGAGGGAGAACTGTGCTGGGTGCATTTGAGGAAGAGTGAGGTAGCTGGAATGGGGCTAGTGGGTTACTAGTGAGGGGCAGTGATGGTGGGGAAGTTGCAGGGTGTGATCACATGGGGCCCCAGGGGTCTAATAGAGGCCAAGCATTTTCAGGGGGTCTAGAAAAATTGGCTTTCAAAATAGTATGTTTTCTCTAAAACATTACAAACAGAGTGCAAACAGGAAGCATAATGACATTTTGCTTAAAGACACAGGATATAAGTCATCTTCACAAAGTGTCCAATTTTGGATGTATCCCAGAAGGTCATTGGGAACAGAGTTCcaggttagattttttttttctcccaatttgCAAGCGCTCCTAAGAGTGGCCAATAATGGCAACAGAAACacactgaagaaaatgaatttcttgTAGACAATATattcaaaagagaaaggaaaagaaagaaagaaagaaaaaaacaaaagcaaaagcaaaaggatAAAAATGTGCTTGCAAGTGGTTACAGCAGTGACTGGAGAGGGAAGTAAGCACAGCTTCCTGAGAAGGGACTTAAAAGGCCCTGGGCCCTGTGGGTGGCTCAGCTTTAGGAGGGGTGGGGTCCAGGGCTGACTCAGGGCTCCTCCCCTCAGCTCCAGGTGACAGTGAGGCCCCCAAGTTACACAGGAACCCAGGTGTGGTGGTGGCTGTGTGTCTGCTGGTGTCTATTTTGCTCATCGGGTCTGTGGTAATGGCTGTGAAGTGCTGCCACAAAGACGTGTCTGAGTTCCAGAGGATGGATGAGGTATCCATGGTGGAGGGAATGCTGGGCTGGTGGGGGGTTGCCCTCCCAAGCAAGGCAAGCCCCTGCTGCAAAGCCCACTGGTGCCTGAACACCCTCTTGTCTGCATTCCTCCTTCAGGAGACTGTCCACTGAAGGTCATCCTTTGCCCATCACCCACTGAAGTGATCCTCAGGAGGCTGAGAGAGAGGGGGCTTGGATGGAGCTGGGGCATCTGGAGAAGGGCAAGGCTTGTGGGAATAAAGCCCCTACTTTTCCTCTGTGGCATCCTGAGTCATTGATTCATTTGACAAACGtttttgagtgcctactatgtgctggggtCACAATGGGGACCATTTCTCCTGCCTTGTGGGGCCAACAGTCtcaaggaggagacagacaacagCCAGGGGATCAAATGACATAATTTCAGATGTCGCTGGGGGCCGCAAAGTCACAGATTGGGGTTGTGGCTGGATCCCAGGGGCCCATGTGTCCAGGTTTGCTGAGAAGGTAGGGAGGTCTCTCCGTAAGGTGATATTTGTGCCTAGACTTGAAAGGGGAGAAGGAGCCACCCTGGGGAAAACCAGGGAAGATGTCCCAGGCAGCAGGcgcagcaaatgcaaaggccctgtggtaggaAAAACTTGGAGTGTTTGGAAAAACAACAAAGAGGTGAGCAGGACCAGAGCCAAGTGAGGGAGGGGTCCGTGGGGCACCAGGTGGGCTATGGGAAAGAGTGTAAGTTTTAGCCAGAACTCTGGGGGAGATGGCAATGTGTTCTTGGGCAGTTCAGTGGCCATCTTCGACCATGGCAATGGGAAAAGCAGGCCCAGTTGGGGCTGCTGTGCGTTCCTGTCGGTGGGGCCAGACAGCAAAATGGTGGGCTCACGCAGGCGCAGTTCCTCAGTTGACTTCCTGGTTAAGCGCTTGCGTACCAGGTGATAGCTGAGGTCCCACTGCTCAGTAAAAATCCACCATTTCCATAGAAAATAGGATAAAACCATGAGGGAGTTTCTAGCCAGCATGTGCCAGAATTTGGCTGATCTTCCTTCAGATCTTTAGGAGGGCAGATCAACACGGGGAGTGGCTCTACAGGAGTCACGAATAGCCTGCGCAAAGGCTTGGAGGCTGGAAAGGGCTGGCAGCATGCAGAGAGCAGGGAGTCAAAATGCTCCCCCTCCCCAATCCCCATTGTCTCGGTCCCATTTCCCAGGATCTGAGC of Vicugna pacos chromosome 22, VicPac4, whole genome shotgun sequence contains these proteins:
- the CIST1 gene encoding uncharacterized homolog, giving the protein MAGSQLPPPLLLLALLLLLLPKTSSTTLSPHTVTSTGVTAPEATNSTHEPLISSSSHSSSSLVTTRPLTGPETGSTTHPSTLSSEADSTTSHSPSSSWATSTIPPTLLQSETITHPSSGSPSSELPPTPNSSPLSFTSFTPHSSPTYPSSSTGPFSMSSATTDGTSVASGLAPGDSEAPKLHRNPGVVVAVCLLVSILLIGSVVMAVKCCHKDVSEFQRMDEETVH